The Alteromonas stellipolaris genome includes a region encoding these proteins:
- a CDS encoding mannose-1-phosphate guanylyltransferase/mannose-6-phosphate isomerase — translation MKPVVLAGGTGSRLWPKSRAALPKQFLSLTSDNTMLQDTIVRLNGTKAQSPIFICNDAHRFLVAEQLRQKDIHHGGILLEPVGRNTAPAIALAALHATMNGEDPVLLVLAADHLIKDEPAFHAAIEKAEKLAEQGKLVTFGIVPDQPHTGYGYIKAGSGLADGFEVAEFVEKPALETAKGYVDSGDYYWNSGMFMFKASRYLEELEKYSPEMLDVCKRAIDTETPDLDFIRVDHDIFATCPDDSIDYAVMEKTDSAAMVPLDAQWSDVGSWTSLWETAEKDENGNVSVGDTILENTKNSYVNAEQRLVSVIGLEDVIVVETKDAVMVAHKDDAQSIKNVVNKLKAEKRPEFQFHREVFRPWGSYDSIDNGARFQVKRITVKPGEKLSVQMHHHRAEHWIVVSGSANVTIDDKTTLVTENQSVYIPIGAVHALENPGKIQLELIEVQSGAYLGEDDIVRFSDRYGRVAK, via the coding sequence ATGAAACCAGTAGTACTTGCAGGCGGCACTGGAAGCCGCTTATGGCCAAAATCAAGAGCGGCGTTACCTAAACAGTTTTTGTCACTCACATCCGATAACACCATGTTGCAAGACACTATTGTTCGGTTGAATGGTACTAAAGCCCAAAGCCCCATTTTTATATGTAATGATGCACACCGATTTCTAGTTGCAGAGCAACTACGTCAAAAAGACATTCACCATGGCGGTATTTTACTTGAGCCTGTTGGCCGAAATACTGCACCGGCTATTGCACTAGCAGCGTTGCATGCAACGATGAATGGTGAAGACCCTGTTTTGCTCGTACTAGCAGCCGACCATTTAATTAAAGACGAACCCGCATTTCATGCTGCAATTGAAAAAGCAGAAAAATTAGCAGAGCAGGGTAAATTGGTGACATTTGGTATAGTGCCAGATCAACCACACACAGGCTATGGCTACATTAAAGCAGGGAGTGGATTAGCAGACGGATTTGAAGTTGCTGAGTTTGTTGAGAAACCTGCGCTTGAAACTGCAAAAGGGTATGTCGATTCTGGTGACTATTATTGGAATAGTGGCATGTTTATGTTTAAAGCTAGCAGATACTTAGAAGAGCTTGAGAAATACAGCCCTGAAATGCTAGATGTCTGTAAACGCGCTATCGACACTGAAACCCCAGACCTAGATTTTATTCGCGTCGATCACGATATTTTTGCTACCTGCCCAGATGACTCTATCGATTATGCTGTAATGGAAAAAACTGATAGTGCTGCCATGGTTCCACTTGATGCCCAGTGGAGTGATGTAGGTAGCTGGACTTCGTTATGGGAAACAGCGGAAAAAGACGAAAATGGCAATGTTTCTGTTGGTGATACTATTTTAGAAAATACTAAAAATAGCTATGTGAACGCAGAGCAACGCCTTGTATCTGTCATTGGTTTGGAAGACGTTATAGTCGTAGAAACTAAAGATGCGGTGATGGTCGCTCATAAAGACGATGCACAGAGCATCAAGAACGTGGTAAACAAACTTAAAGCTGAAAAACGCCCTGAATTTCAGTTCCATCGTGAAGTATTTCGCCCTTGGGGCAGTTACGATTCAATTGATAATGGGGCTCGTTTCCAAGTTAAGAGAATTACTGTTAAGCCTGGCGAAAAACTGTCGGTTCAAATGCACCATCACCGCGCTGAACACTGGATCGTGGTATCGGGCAGTGCCAATGTAACCATAGATGATAAAACTACATTAGTCACCGAGAACCAATCGGTTTACATTCCTATAGGGGCTGTTCATGCCCTAGAAAATCCGGGTAAGATCCAACTGGAGCTTATTGAAGTGCAGTCAGGCGCCTATTTAGGCGAAGATGACATAGTGCGCTTTTCTGATAGATATGGACGTGTAGCTAAGTAA
- the rplQ gene encoding 50S ribosomal protein L17: MRHRKSGRQLNRNSSHRQAMFKNMAGSLVKHEVIKTTLPKAKELRRVIEPLITMAKQDSVANRRLAFARTGDKEVVGKLFNELGPRYEARPGGYTRILKCGLRAGDNAPMAYVELVDRPVVEAEEEAVEATEE; encoded by the coding sequence ATGCGCCATCGTAAGAGTGGTCGTCAGTTGAATCGCAACAGCAGCCATCGTCAAGCTATGTTCAAGAACATGGCCGGCTCTTTGGTCAAGCACGAAGTGATCAAAACGACGTTACCAAAAGCGAAAGAATTACGTCGCGTTATTGAGCCTCTTATCACTATGGCTAAGCAAGACAGCGTTGCAAACCGCCGTTTAGCTTTCGCCCGCACTGGTGATAAAGAAGTTGTTGGTAAACTATTCAACGAGCTTGGTCCTCGTTACGAAGCTCGCCCAGGCGGATACACTCGCATTCTTAAATGCGGACTCCGTGCTGGCGACAATGCCCCTATGGCATACGTTGAACTAGTAGACCGTCCAGTTGTTGAAGCTGAAGAAGAAGCAGTAGAAGCAACTGAAGAGTAA
- a CDS encoding DNA-directed RNA polymerase subunit alpha — protein MVGSVTEFLKPRLVEIENVSPTRAKVTLEPLERGFGHTLGNALRRILLSSMPGCAVTEVEIDGVLHEYSTKEGVQEDVIEILLNLKGLAVRLEGKTEATLTLVKSGAGPVVAGDIQHDGDVEIVNPDHLVCTLTGEAEISMRIKVEMGRGYVPASTRRSSEEDDRPIGRLLVDASYSPVERIAYSVESARVEQRTDLDKLIIDMETNGTLDPEEAIRRSATILAEQLDAFVDLRDVSEPEAKEEKPEFDPILLRPVDDLELTVRSANCLKAEAIQYIGDLVQRTEVELLKTPNLGKKSLTEIKDVLASRGLSLGMRLENWPPESIAEKD, from the coding sequence ATTGTGGGTTCTGTGACTGAATTCCTTAAACCGAGACTAGTTGAGATCGAAAACGTTTCTCCTACTCGTGCCAAAGTAACTTTGGAACCACTAGAGCGCGGCTTTGGCCACACTCTAGGTAACGCCCTACGTCGTATCTTGTTGTCATCCATGCCAGGATGCGCAGTTACTGAAGTAGAAATTGATGGCGTTCTTCACGAGTACAGCACCAAAGAAGGTGTGCAAGAAGACGTAATTGAAATCTTGCTAAATCTTAAAGGTTTAGCGGTTCGCCTTGAAGGTAAAACTGAGGCAACCCTAACTCTAGTGAAATCTGGCGCTGGCCCTGTTGTTGCTGGTGACATTCAGCATGATGGCGACGTAGAAATTGTTAACCCTGACCACTTAGTTTGTACTTTAACTGGCGAAGCTGAAATCAGCATGCGTATTAAAGTAGAAATGGGTCGTGGTTATGTACCAGCTTCTACCCGTCGCTCCTCTGAAGAAGATGATCGTCCAATTGGTCGTTTGTTAGTTGATGCTTCATACAGCCCAGTAGAGCGTATAGCTTACAGTGTAGAGTCTGCCCGTGTTGAACAACGCACAGACCTAGACAAATTGATTATCGATATGGAAACGAACGGTACTTTAGATCCTGAAGAAGCGATCCGCCGTTCTGCGACTATCCTAGCTGAACAGCTTGATGCATTCGTAGATTTACGTGATGTGTCTGAGCCAGAAGCGAAAGAAGAGAAGCCGGAATTTGATCCGATTCTACTTCGCCCAGTTGATGACCTAGAGCTAACTGTACGTTCTGCTAACTGTTTAAAAGCAGAAGCTATCCAGTACATTGGTGACCTGGTTCAGCGTACTGAGGTTGAGCTACTTAAAACGCCTAACCTTGGTAAAAAATCGCTAACTGAAATCAAAGATGTTCTAGCATCTCGTGGACTTTCTCTAGGTATGCGCCTAGAAAACTGGCCGCCTGAGAGCATCGCTGAAAAAGATTAA
- the rpsD gene encoding 30S ribosomal protein S4 has protein sequence MARYLGPKLKLSRREGTDLFLKSGVRAIDSKCKIDTAPGQHGARRGRLSDYGVQLREKQKVRRMYGVLEKQFRNYYKEAARLKGNTGENLLQLLEKRLDNVVYRMGFASTRAEARQLVSHKAIMVNGQVVNIPSFNVSAEDVVSVREKAKKQARIVAALELADQREKPTWIEVDSTKMEGTFKRLPERTDLSAEINEQLIVELYSK, from the coding sequence ATGGCAAGATATTTGGGTCCAAAACTCAAACTTAGCCGTCGCGAAGGAACTGATTTGTTCCTTAAAAGCGGCGTTCGCGCAATCGATTCTAAATGTAAAATCGATACAGCGCCTGGTCAGCATGGAGCCCGTCGTGGCCGTTTGTCTGACTACGGTGTTCAGCTGCGTGAAAAACAAAAAGTTCGTCGTATGTATGGCGTTCTTGAAAAGCAATTCCGCAACTACTATAAAGAAGCTGCACGTCTAAAAGGGAACACAGGTGAAAACTTGTTACAACTTTTAGAAAAGCGTCTTGATAACGTAGTTTACCGTATGGGATTTGCTAGCACACGTGCTGAAGCGCGTCAGCTAGTTAGCCACAAGGCGATCATGGTAAATGGTCAAGTTGTGAACATTCCATCATTCAACGTTTCTGCCGAAGACGTGGTTTCTGTTCGTGAAAAAGCTAAGAAGCAAGCTCGTATCGTAGCTGCTTTGGAACTGGCTGACCAACGCGAGAAGCCAACTTGGATTGAAGTAGACAGCACGAAAATGGAAGGTACTTTTAAGCGCCTACCAGAAAGAACTGATTTGTCTGCGGAAATTAACGAACAGTTGATCGTTGAACTTTACTCTAAGTAA
- the rpsK gene encoding 30S ribosomal protein S11 has translation MAKAPARSTRKRAKRQVADGMAHIHASFNNTIVTITDRQGNALAWATSGGSGFRGSRKSTPFAAQVAAERAGVAAQEYGLKNLEVFVKGPGPGRESAIRALNATGYKITNITDVTPIPHNGCRPPKKRRV, from the coding sequence ATGGCTAAAGCACCAGCTCGTAGTACGCGTAAGCGCGCTAAACGTCAGGTTGCAGACGGTATGGCTCATATCCATGCGTCTTTCAACAACACAATTGTGACTATTACAGACCGTCAAGGCAATGCATTAGCATGGGCGACATCTGGTGGTTCAGGTTTCCGTGGTTCACGTAAATCTACCCCATTTGCTGCACAGGTTGCTGCAGAGCGTGCAGGTGTTGCTGCACAAGAATACGGTCTTAAAAACCTAGAAGTGTTTGTAAAAGGTCCAGGTCCAGGCCGTGAGTCTGCGATCCGTGCTCTTAACGCTACTGGTTATAAGATCACAAATATTACCGATGTGACACCAATTCCTCACAACGGTTGTCGTCCACCGAAAAAACGTCGCGTTTAA
- the rpsM gene encoding 30S ribosomal protein S13 has translation MARIAGINIPEHKHAVIAIQAIYGVGPTRAKSICVGAGVAEDTKIKELDEATIDKLRDEVAKFTVEGDLRREVSMSIKRLMDLGCFRGIRHRRSLPLRGQRTKTNARTRKGPRKPIKK, from the coding sequence ATGGCCCGTATCGCTGGCATTAACATTCCTGAGCACAAGCATGCTGTAATCGCTATCCAAGCGATCTATGGCGTTGGTCCTACACGTGCTAAAAGCATTTGTGTAGGTGCTGGTGTTGCAGAAGATACAAAGATCAAAGAGCTAGACGAAGCGACTATTGATAAGCTTCGTGACGAAGTGGCTAAATTTACCGTTGAAGGTGATTTACGCCGTGAAGTCTCTATGAGCATCAAACGTTTGATGGACCTGGGTTGCTTCCGTGGTATTCGCCACCGTCGTAGCTTGCCTCTACGTGGTCAGCGCACTAAAACTAATGCGCGTACCCGTAAAGGTCCTCGTAAGCCAATTAAGAAGTAA
- the rpmJ gene encoding 50S ribosomal protein L36: MKVRASVKKICRNCKVIKRNGVVRVICTEPKHKQRQG; the protein is encoded by the coding sequence ATGAAAGTTCGTGCATCAGTTAAAAAGATTTGCCGTAACTGTAAAGTTATCAAACGCAACGGTGTTGTGCGCGTAATTTGTACAGAGCCGAAGCATAAGCAAAGGCAAGGTTAA
- the secY gene encoding preprotein translocase subunit SecY — translation MAKPGLDSGAKSGLSELKARLLFVLGAIVVFRLGSYVPIPGIDPAVLADLFEQQKGTIVEMFNMFSGGALERASVLALGIMPYITASIIMQLLSVVHPPMIELKKEGEAGRRKISQYTRYLTLVLAIFQSIGISTGLPNLINGLVLNPGFGFYFTAVVSLVTGTMFLMWLGEQITERGIGNGISILIFAGIVAGLPTAIGQTAEQARQGDINLLFLLLMAVIVIALTYLVVFVERGQRRIVVNYAKRQQGRQVFAAQSTHLPLKVNMAGVIPPIFASSIILFPGTIAGWFGQNESTAWLQDVALMLSPGQPLYVMLYATAIIFFCFFYTALVFNPRETADNLKKSGAFVPGIRPGEQTSRYIDKVMTRLTLAGALYITFICLVPEFMLIAWNVPFYFGGTSLLIIVVVIMDFMAQVQTHLMSSQYESVLKKANLKGYGR, via the coding sequence ATGGCTAAACCAGGATTGGATTCAGGCGCGAAAAGCGGCTTGAGTGAGCTTAAAGCAAGATTGTTGTTCGTACTCGGTGCGATTGTTGTATTCAGATTAGGTTCATACGTTCCTATTCCGGGCATCGATCCAGCTGTACTTGCTGACTTGTTCGAGCAACAGAAAGGTACCATTGTAGAAATGTTTAACATGTTCTCCGGTGGTGCGCTTGAGCGTGCATCCGTTCTGGCTTTGGGCATCATGCCATACATTACTGCATCAATTATTATGCAGTTGCTCTCGGTGGTTCATCCACCGATGATAGAGCTTAAAAAAGAAGGTGAAGCAGGTCGTCGTAAAATTAGCCAGTACACACGTTATTTAACGTTGGTGTTGGCTATCTTCCAATCTATTGGAATTTCGACGGGTCTGCCTAACCTAATTAATGGACTGGTATTGAACCCTGGCTTCGGATTCTACTTTACGGCAGTAGTGAGCTTGGTCACAGGAACTATGTTCCTAATGTGGTTAGGTGAGCAAATTACTGAACGAGGTATCGGTAACGGTATTTCTATATTGATATTTGCTGGTATTGTTGCCGGTCTACCAACAGCGATAGGTCAGACGGCAGAACAAGCAAGACAAGGCGACATTAACTTGTTGTTCTTGTTGTTGATGGCTGTGATTGTTATTGCGCTTACATACCTTGTGGTATTTGTAGAGCGCGGACAGCGCAGAATTGTGGTAAACTATGCAAAGCGTCAGCAAGGCCGTCAGGTTTTTGCCGCGCAAAGCACGCATTTACCACTGAAAGTCAACATGGCTGGTGTTATTCCACCCATCTTTGCTTCCAGCATCATTTTGTTTCCGGGTACTATCGCAGGATGGTTCGGACAGAATGAATCTACAGCGTGGTTGCAGGACGTAGCACTTATGCTATCTCCAGGTCAGCCTCTGTATGTGATGTTATATGCAACAGCGATAATCTTCTTCTGCTTCTTCTACACGGCGTTGGTTTTCAACCCGCGTGAAACAGCGGATAACTTGAAGAAGTCTGGTGCGTTTGTACCAGGTATTCGTCCTGGTGAACAAACATCGCGTTATATCGATAAGGTAATGACTCGTCTGACTCTGGCAGGCGCACTGTACATAACCTTTATTTGTTTGGTGCCTGAATTCATGCTGATTGCCTGGAATGTGCCGTTCTACTTCGGTGGTACGTCGCTTCTAATTATCGTGGTGGTTATCATGGACTTTATGGCACAGGTGCAGACGCATTTGATGAGTAGTCAATATGAGTCTGTTCTGAAGAAAGCTAATCTTAAAGGCTACGGCCGTTAA
- the rplO gene encoding 50S ribosomal protein L15 — MRLNTIAPAPGAKHSGKRTGRGIGSGLGKTGGAGHKGQKSRSGGRVKPGFEGGQMPLQRRLPKFGFTSRKSFVTDEVTLAEIAKVDGDTASLETLKAAGLVKKEIQFVKVIKSGEVSRAVTVSGLKVTKGAKEAIEAAGGKVEE; from the coding sequence ATGCGTTTAAATACTATTGCTCCTGCTCCAGGAGCTAAACATTCTGGTAAGCGTACTGGTCGTGGTATCGGTTCAGGTCTAGGTAAAACAGGTGGCGCAGGTCACAAAGGTCAAAAAAGCCGTTCAGGTGGCCGTGTTAAGCCAGGATTTGAAGGTGGTCAGATGCCACTTCAGCGTCGTCTTCCTAAATTCGGTTTCACTTCACGCAAGAGCTTCGTTACTGATGAAGTAACGCTTGCAGAAATCGCAAAGGTTGATGGTGATACAGCATCTCTAGAAACTTTAAAAGCAGCTGGTCTTGTGAAAAAAGAGATTCAGTTCGTTAAAGTTATCAAGAGCGGTGAAGTATCTCGCGCTGTTACAGTAAGCGGTTTAAAGGTTACTAAAGGCGCTAAAGAAGCGATTGAAGCTGCTGGCGGTAAAGTAGAGGAATAA
- the rpmD gene encoding 50S ribosomal protein L30, producing MATIKVKQTKSAIGRLPKHRATLKGLGLRKINHVRELEDTPSVRGMIHRVNYMVEIVEE from the coding sequence ATGGCAACGATTAAAGTAAAGCAAACTAAAAGTGCGATTGGCCGTTTGCCAAAGCACAGAGCTACGCTTAAAGGTTTAGGCCTTCGTAAAATCAACCATGTTCGTGAACTGGAAGATACGCCAAGTGTACGCGGCATGATTCACCGTGTTAATTACATGGTCGAAATAGTCGAGGAGTAA
- the rpsE gene encoding 30S ribosomal protein S5, producing the protein MAKQEVQNGELLEKLIAVNRVSKVVKGGRIFSFTALTVVGDGNGRVGFGYGKAREVPAAIQKAMEKARRNMVDVDLNGHTLQHPIKGRHSGSKVYMQPASEGTGIIAGGAMRAVLEVAGVQNVLSKCYGSTNPINVVRATINALTEMNSPAKVAAKRGLSVSEILG; encoded by the coding sequence ATGGCTAAACAAGAAGTTCAGAACGGTGAACTATTAGAGAAATTGATTGCTGTAAACCGCGTATCTAAAGTGGTTAAAGGTGGTCGTATCTTTAGTTTCACTGCATTGACAGTAGTGGGTGACGGTAATGGTCGCGTAGGTTTCGGTTACGGTAAAGCACGTGAAGTGCCTGCTGCAATCCAGAAAGCTATGGAAAAGGCACGTCGCAACATGGTTGACGTTGACCTTAATGGCCACACGTTACAGCACCCAATTAAAGGTCGTCACTCTGGCTCTAAAGTCTACATGCAGCCTGCATCAGAAGGTACCGGTATTATTGCCGGCGGTGCAATGCGTGCAGTACTTGAAGTAGCTGGTGTACAGAACGTACTTTCAAAATGTTACGGTTCTACGAACCCAATCAACGTTGTTCGTGCAACAATCAACGCGCTGACAGAGATGAATTCTCCAGCGAAAGTTGCTGCGAAGCGTGGATTGTCTGTATCAGAAATTTTGGGGTAA
- the rplR gene encoding 50S ribosomal protein L18 produces MDKKTARIRRATRARAKIRELAAHRLVINRTPRHIYAQLIAPSGSEVLAAASTVDKELAKDLKSTGNAEAAAIVGKAIAERAKEKGIEKVAFDRSGFKYHGRVKALADAAREAGLQF; encoded by the coding sequence ATGGATAAGAAAACAGCTCGCATTCGTCGCGCTACACGCGCACGAGCAAAAATTCGTGAACTGGCCGCGCATCGCTTGGTAATTAACCGTACACCTCGCCACATCTATGCTCAGTTAATCGCTCCTAGCGGTTCTGAAGTATTAGCAGCGGCTTCTACTGTAGATAAAGAACTTGCAAAAGATCTTAAGTCAACAGGTAACGCTGAAGCAGCGGCGATAGTCGGTAAAGCAATTGCAGAACGCGCTAAAGAGAAAGGCATTGAGAAAGTGGCTTTCGATCGTAGTGGTTTTAAATACCACGGTCGCGTTAAGGCATTAGCTGATGCAGCTCGCGAAGCTGGCCTTCAGTTCTAG
- the rplF gene encoding 50S ribosomal protein L6, with protein sequence MSRVAKAPVDLVSGVDISIAGQEITAKGSKGTLTRVFNDAVEVVQEENQLKALPREGFADSWAQAGTARSLLNAMVQGVSQGFEKKLQLNGVGYRAQAQGSKLNLTLGFSHPVVYEMPEGITVETPTQTEIVVKGADKQVVGQVAANIRAYRPPEPYKGKGVRYADEHVRRKEAKKK encoded by the coding sequence ATGTCACGAGTAGCAAAAGCCCCAGTAGACTTGGTTTCAGGTGTAGATATTTCTATCGCTGGCCAAGAAATTACCGCAAAAGGTAGTAAAGGCACTTTGACCCGCGTTTTTAACGACGCTGTAGAAGTTGTACAAGAAGAAAACCAACTGAAAGCACTTCCTCGTGAAGGTTTCGCTGACAGCTGGGCGCAAGCAGGTACTGCTCGCTCTCTTCTTAACGCAATGGTTCAAGGTGTTTCACAAGGTTTTGAGAAAAAGCTTCAGTTAAATGGTGTTGGTTACCGTGCGCAAGCACAAGGTAGCAAACTAAACCTGACGCTTGGTTTCTCTCACCCAGTAGTATACGAGATGCCTGAAGGCATTACCGTTGAAACGCCTACGCAAACTGAAATCGTCGTGAAAGGCGCCGATAAGCAGGTTGTAGGACAGGTTGCGGCGAACATTCGCGCTTACCGTCCACCAGAGCCTTATAAAGGTAAAGGTGTACGTTACGCTGACGAACATGTACGTCGTAAAGAAGCTAAGAAAAAGTAG
- the rpsH gene encoding 30S ribosomal protein S8, giving the protein MSMQDPIADMFTRIRNGQMAEKVSVVMPSSKLRVAICEVLKSEGYITDFAASGDVKPVLEVTLKYFEGKQVIDTIERVSRPGLRIYKKKDELPKVMGGLGVAIVSTSKGVMTDRAARNAGMGGEIIGYVA; this is encoded by the coding sequence ATGAGCATGCAAGATCCTATCGCGGATATGTTTACCCGCATCCGTAACGGCCAAATGGCAGAGAAAGTTTCTGTAGTTATGCCTTCTTCTAAACTTCGCGTAGCAATTTGTGAAGTATTAAAGTCTGAAGGTTATATTACTGACTTCGCTGCATCTGGTGACGTTAAGCCTGTTTTAGAAGTTACGCTTAAGTACTTCGAAGGCAAGCAAGTAATTGACACTATTGAGCGTGTAAGCCGCCCAGGTCTGCGCATCTATAAGAAAAAAGATGAGCTTCCTAAAGTAATGGGTGGATTGGGTGTCGCGATCGTGTCGACTTCTAAAGGTGTGATGACTGACCGTGCAGCGCGTAACGCTGGCATGGGCGGTGAGATCATCGGTTATGTAGCATAA
- the rpsN gene encoding 30S ribosomal protein S14: MAKESMKAREVKRAKLVAKYAEKRAALKATISDVNVSEEERWDAVLKLQQLPRDSSSSRQRNRCRVTGRPHGYLRKFGLSRIKLREAAMRGEVPGLKKASW; this comes from the coding sequence ATGGCAAAAGAATCAATGAAGGCCCGTGAAGTAAAGCGCGCTAAGCTAGTAGCTAAGTACGCAGAAAAACGTGCCGCACTTAAAGCGACTATCAGCGATGTTAACGTATCTGAAGAAGAGCGTTGGGACGCTGTTCTTAAGCTACAACAACTGCCACGTGACTCAAGTTCTTCACGTCAGCGTAACCGCTGCCGCGTAACTGGTCGTCCACATGGTTACCTTCGCAAATTCGGTCTTAGCCGTATCAAACTGCGTGAAGCAGCGATGCGCGGCGAAGTCCCTGGCCTTAAAAAAGCCAGCTGGTAA
- the rplE gene encoding 50S ribosomal protein L5 — MAKLHDFYKETVVAELAKQFGYKSVMQVPRIEKITLNMGLGEAIADKKVLENAQADMAAIAGQKPIVTVARRSVAGFKIREGYPIGCKVTLRGERMWEFLERLISIAIPRVRDFRGLNPKSFDGRGNYSMGVREQIIFPEIDFDKVDKVRGMDITITTSADSNEEARALLDAFNFPFKK; from the coding sequence ATGGCGAAACTGCATGATTTCTATAAAGAAACAGTAGTAGCTGAACTTGCTAAGCAGTTCGGGTACAAAAGCGTCATGCAAGTCCCTCGGATTGAAAAAATCACTCTAAACATGGGTTTAGGTGAAGCAATTGCTGACAAGAAGGTGCTTGAGAATGCTCAAGCTGACATGGCGGCTATCGCCGGTCAGAAGCCGATTGTTACAGTTGCTAGAAGATCAGTAGCGGGCTTTAAAATCCGTGAAGGTTATCCGATTGGCTGTAAAGTAACCTTACGCGGCGAGCGTATGTGGGAATTCCTTGAGCGTTTGATTTCAATCGCTATCCCACGAGTTCGCGACTTCCGTGGTTTGAACCCTAAGTCATTCGACGGTCGTGGTAACTACAGCATGGGCGTGCGTGAGCAAATCATTTTCCCTGAAATCGATTTCGATAAAGTGGATAAAGTTCGTGGTATGGATATTACTATCACTACCAGTGCGGACTCAAATGAAGAAGCACGTGCTCTGCTGGACGCGTTCAACTTCCCATTTAAAAAGTAG
- the rplX gene encoding 50S ribosomal protein L24, with the protein MANKIRRDDEVVVLAGKDKGKQGKVLKVLIADNRVIIEGVNLIKKHTKPNPQLGVAGGIVEKEASIHVSNVAIVNPATGKADRVGFRFEDEKKVRFFKSNGELV; encoded by the coding sequence ATGGCTAATAAAATTCGTCGTGATGATGAAGTAGTCGTATTAGCGGGTAAAGACAAAGGCAAACAAGGCAAAGTCCTTAAAGTGCTTATTGCTGATAACCGTGTAATTATAGAAGGTGTTAATCTTATCAAGAAGCACACTAAGCCAAACCCTCAATTGGGTGTAGCTGGTGGGATTGTTGAGAAAGAAGCTTCTATTCACGTTTCTAATGTTGCGATTGTTAACCCGGCAACGGGCAAAGCAGATCGCGTTGGTTTCCGTTTCGAAGATGAGAAGAAAGTTCGTTTCTTCAAATCTAACGGCGAACTTGTTTAA
- the rplN gene encoding 50S ribosomal protein L14, producing MIQMQTNLDVADNSGARRVQCIKVLGGSHRRYAGIGDIIKVTVKEAIPRGKVKKGDVLNAVVVRTRKGVRRADGSSIRFDGNAAVLLNANKQPIGTRIFGPVTRELRSENFMKIISLAPEVL from the coding sequence ATGATCCAAATGCAAACTAACCTGGACGTTGCAGACAACAGCGGCGCTCGCAGGGTTCAGTGTATTAAGGTTCTTGGTGGCTCGCATCGCCGTTATGCAGGTATCGGTGACATCATCAAAGTTACTGTGAAGGAAGCAATTCCTCGCGGTAAAGTTAAAAAAGGTGACGTACTGAATGCAGTGGTGGTGCGTACTAGAAAAGGCGTTCGTCGTGCAGATGGTTCATCCATTCGTTTTGACGGCAACGCAGCTGTTTTGCTTAACGCAAACAAGCAACCAATTGGTACGCGTATCTTTGGACCGGTAACCCGTGAGTTGAGAAGTGAAAACTTCATGAAAATCATCTCATTGGCCCCAGAGGTACTATAA